The following are encoded in a window of Panicum virgatum strain AP13 chromosome 5N, P.virgatum_v5, whole genome shotgun sequence genomic DNA:
- the LOC120672840 gene encoding uncharacterized protein LOC120672840, whose amino-acid sequence MEEDQILVQPEQNLVPSGHTLVIGQEFADVDTCRRAVKDMAIALHYELRVVKSDRSRFIAKCSKEGCPWRVHIAKCPGVPTFTVRTLHGEHTCEVVRDLHHQQATVGWVARSVEARLRDNPQIKPKEILQDIREQHGVAVSYMQAWRGKERSMAAVNGTLEDGYRLLPAYCEQIGKTNPGSVATYRGTGPGNAFQRLFVSFRSSIYGFLNGCRPLLEIDKADLKGKYLGTLLCASAVDADHMMFPLAFGVVDSESDDNWRWFVSELRKMLGVNTDKMPVLTILSERKQQVVKAVEDNFPTAFHGFCLRYVSENFRDEFKNPKLLNLFWSAFYSLTAAEFDAKVNEMMQVQDVMPWLQRFPPNLWAVAFFEGIRYGHFSLGITEILYNLSLECHELPIVQTIEHIRHQLTCWFAERQNLAQSYNSVLVPSAEKLISEAIADSRCYQVLRANKVEFEIVSSERTNILDTQARFCSCRRWQIYGIPCAHAAAALLSCGEDPRHYAHDCFSVMKYRETYSQPIYPIPDRSLWNSSSSGLQGVLNKADMMLSPPNIRRPPGRPKMRILKIESLKRPKRIVQCGRCHLLGHSQKKCSLRS is encoded by the coding sequence ATGGAAGAAGACCAGATTTTAGTTCAGCCAGAGCAGAACCTTGTACCTAGCGGGCACACCCTTGTCATTGGTCAAGAGTTTGCAGATGTCGACACATGCCGGAGGGCTGTCAAGGACATGGCCATTGCTTTGCACTATGAGCTCCGTGTTGTGAAATCTGATCGTAGCCGATTTATCGCCAAGTGCTCAAAAGAAGGCTGCCCATGGCGTGTGCACATCGCTAAGTGCCCTGGTGTTCCGACTTTCACTGTCCGGACTTTGCATGGGGAGCACACATGTGAGGTTGTTCGGGATCTGCATCATCAGCAGGCTACCGTTGGTTGGGTGGCTAGGTCTGTTGAGGCAAGGCTAAGGGATAACCCACAAATTAAGCCAAAGGAGATATTGCAGGACATTCGGGAGCAGCATGGGGTTGCTGTATCTTATATGCAGGCATGgcgtggaaaagagagaagtaTGGCTGCCGTTAACGGTACACTTGAGGATGGTTACCGCCTTCTTCCTGCATATTGTGAGCAGATTGGAAAGACAAATCCTGGAAGCGTCGCAACATATAGAGGGACCGGACCTGGGAATGCCTTCCAGCGTCTGTTTGTCTCATTTCGTTCATCCATTTATGGTTTCCTGAATGGTTGCAGGCCCCTTCTGGAAATTGACAAGGCTGACCTAAAGGGGAAGTATCTTGGGACGCTGCTATGTGCTTCAGCTGTTGATGCTGATCACATGATGTTCCCTCTTGCATTTGGTGTTGTTGATTCTGAGAGTGATGACAACTGGAGGTGGTTTGTATCAGAATTGAGGAAGATGCTTGGAGTTAACACAGATAAGATGCCCGTCCTGACAATACTATCTGAGAGGAAACAGCAAGTGGTTAAAGCTGTTGAAGATAACTTCCCTACTGCTTTCCATGGATTTTGCTTGAGATATGTGAGTGAGAATTTTCGTGATGAGTTCAAGAATCCTAAACTTCTTAACCTTTTCTGGAGTGCTTTTTACAGTCTAACGGCAGCAGAATTTGACGCCAAGGTAAATGAAATGATGCAAGTCCAAGATGTCATGCCATGGCTACAGCGTTTTCCACCAAACCTGTGGGCAGTTGCTTTCTTTGAGGGTATTCGATATGGCCATTTTAGTCTTGGAATAACTGAGATATTATACAATTTATCCCTTGAATGTCATGAGCTTCCCATTGTGCAAACCATCGAGCACATCAGGCACCAACTGACCTGCTGGTTTGCTGAACGTCAGAACTTGGCACAATCATACAATTCGGTTCTTGTTCCTTCAGCTGAGAAACTTATTTCAGAAGCCATTGCTGACTCACGATGTTATCAAGTCCTTCGAGCAAACAAGGTGGAGTTTGAGATTGTGTCATCGGAGCGAACAAACATTCTGGACACTCAAGCTAGGTTTTGCTCATGCCGTCGATGGCAAATTTACGGCATTCCATGTGcacatgctgctgctgcactgCTTTCCTGTGGTGAAGATCCCCGCCACTATGCTCATGACTGCTTCAGTGTGATGAAGTACCGGGAAACCTACTCCCAGCCGATCTATCCAATTCCAGACAGGAGCCTCTGGAACAGTTCGTCTTCAGGGTTACAGGGTGTACTTAACAAAGCAGATATGATGCTTAGCCCGCCCAATATCCGGAGGCCTCCTGGCCGTCCAAAGATGAGGATACTTAAGATAGAGAGCCTGAAACGGCCAAAACGGATTGTTCAGTGTGGTCGATGTCATCTTCTTGGGCATTCACAAAAGAAGTGCTCATTGCGAAGTTGA
- the LOC120671941 gene encoding E3 ubiquitin-protein ligase EL5-like has protein sequence MSMSSPNSWLFSDSSRYSTRARLLFMGLSFAIGILTFLLYLAIWYLCSSTRRRRRQQRDLGAAAGGGGDCGGMSADAIAALPTFSVARDGPALDCPVCLGQVEAGEEVRRLPKCAHAFHAECVDAWLRAHSTCPMCRAAVVGPAAAAAATKHDAAPAPAEALLPPV, from the coding sequence ATGAGCATGAGCTCCCCCAACTCGTGGCTCTTCTCGGACAGCTCGCGGTACAGCACCCGGGCGCGGCTGCTCTTCATGGGGCTCTCCTTCGCCATCGGCATCCTCACCTTCCTGCTCTACCTCGCCATCTGGTACCTCTGCAgcagcacccgccgccgccgccgccagcagcgcgacctcggcgcggcggcgggcggcggcggcgactgcggCGGCATGAGCGCGGACGCGATCGCCGCTCTGCCGACGTTCAGCGTGGCGCGCGACGGGCCGGCGCTGGACTGCCCCGTGTGCCTGGGGCAGGTGGAGGCCGgggaggaggtgcggcggcTGCCCAAGTGCGCGCACGCGTTCCACGCCGAGTGCGTCGACGCCTGGCTGCGCGCGCACTCCACCTGCCCCatgtgccgcgccgccgtcgtcggcccggccgccgccgccgccgccaccaagcACGAcgccgccccggcgccggcggaggcgctgctgccgcccgtGTAA
- the LOC120672106 gene encoding uncharacterized protein LOC120672106 — MVHEQSSGAHHHQQLPRYATSSGAPTGVARASKKNKPKKIPQRGLGVAQLEKLRIEEQKKMEGAAVSRAAHAHAPHPHALGGGSLGHLLSMHPPPPPPLSLSSLKRPAADVGVPGGFPPALWDPADPMRHPYKQRSMCPQPPLPTVSTGLSLTASSSHHPTEPPSNQMYSSSVSRSSAAAPAPAPADEDRDAAGVDRSWPFMFEGMNAAAFRTTGKAPFAARSTREAGLPDACPDLSRYEFRATNYFSTNPSYSDWASEFAPCKSSKENGCTGEPAYLTLNAQPAPLIKQPHLIPSIHLTEYSDFGVMQSQQGSVSASSSSRPFYSFMPVVPVRCERPLNEIKADVSDGVDLELKL, encoded by the exons ATGGTGCATGAGCAGAGCAGCGGCGCCCACCACCATCAGCAGCTGCCTAGGTACGCCACCAGCAGCGGCGCGCCCACCGGCGTGGCGCGGGCGTCGAAGAAGAACAAGCCCAAGAAGATCCCGCAGCGCGGCCTCGGCGTCGCGCAGCTCGAGAAGCTCCGGATCGAGGAGCAGAAGAAGATGGAGGGAGCCGCCGTGTCCagggccgcgcacgcgcacgcgccgcacccgcacgccctcggcggcggcagcctcggCCACCTCCTCTCGATgcaccctccgccgccgccgccgctctcgctGAGCTCCCTGAAGAGGCCGGCCGCGGACGTCGGCGTGCCCGGCGGCTTCCCGCCGGCGCTCTGGGACCCGGCGGACCCGATGAGACACCCGTACAAGCAGAGAAGCATGTGCCCGCAACCTCCACTTCCAACG GTGAGCACGGGCTTGTCGCTGACGGCGTCGTCGAGCCACCACCCAACGGAGCCCCCTTCAAACCAAATGTACAGCAGCAGCGTTAGtaggagcagcgcggcggcgccggcgccggcgccggccgacgAGGACAGG GACGCGGCCGGCGTGGATAGGTCATGGCCGTTCATGTTCGAGGGCATGAACGCGGCCGCCTTCCGGACGACAGGCAAAGCTCCTTTCGCCGCGAGGTCGACGAGAGAGGCCGGGTTGCCTGATGCCTGTCCTGACCTGAGCAGATACGAGTTCAGAGCAACGAATTATTTCAG CACAAATCCGAGTTATTCAGACTGGGCATCAGAGTTTGCTCCCTGCAAGAGCAGCAAGGAGAACGGCTGCACCGGGGAGCCTGCCTACCTCACCTTGAACGCACAGCCTGCTCCCCTGATCAAGCAGCCCCATTTGATCCCGTCGATTCACCTCACAGAGTACAGCGACTTCGGCGTCATGCAGTCTCAG CAGGGAAGCGTTtcagcgtcgtcgtcgtcgcggccCTTCTACAGCTTCATGCCGGTCGTGCCGGTTCGATGCGAGAGACCCCTGAACGAGATCAAGgccgacgtgtctgacggcgtcGACCTGGAACTGAAGCTTTGA